The Metabacillus sediminilitoris genome window below encodes:
- a CDS encoding dihydrolipoamide acetyltransferase family protein, whose amino-acid sequence MAIEQIKMPQLGESVTEGTISKWLVAVGDEVKKYDPIAEVMTDKVNAEVPSSFSGIITDILAEEGVTLSVGEIICHIEVEGPKASTETEIGTKSDRKETVENQATTLVDQPNKKRYSPAVLRIAQDHNIDLEQVNGTGAGGRITRKDLLQLIESGSMPLIGEENNKTEPNGERLTSQPPVELDQKQPQSTPSSVTGDIEIPVTGVRKAIAANMVRSKHEAPHAWMMMEVDVTNLVDYRNSVKADFKQKEGFNLTFFAFFVKAVAQALKEYPQINSMWAGDKIIQKKDINLSIAVATEDSLFVPVIKAADEKTIKGIAREITELAIKVRSGKLTSADMQGGTFTVNNTGSFGSVQSMGIINYPQAAILQVESIVKRPVVMAGGMIAVRDMVNLCLSLDHRVLDGLICGRFLKRVKEILENISKETTSIY is encoded by the coding sequence GTGGCAATTGAACAAATTAAAATGCCTCAGTTAGGTGAGAGTGTAACAGAAGGTACGATTAGTAAATGGCTTGTTGCTGTGGGTGATGAAGTAAAGAAATATGACCCCATTGCAGAAGTGATGACAGACAAAGTAAATGCCGAAGTTCCATCCTCCTTTAGCGGTATTATTACTGATATTCTTGCAGAAGAAGGAGTAACATTATCAGTAGGGGAAATCATTTGTCATATCGAAGTTGAGGGGCCAAAAGCTTCAACTGAAACTGAAATTGGCACAAAGAGTGATAGAAAAGAAACGGTTGAAAATCAAGCGACGACCCTTGTAGATCAACCCAATAAAAAACGTTATTCTCCAGCAGTACTCCGTATAGCACAGGATCATAATATTGACCTAGAACAAGTGAATGGAACAGGTGCAGGTGGACGGATTACAAGAAAAGATTTATTACAGCTAATTGAGAGCGGGTCTATGCCATTAATTGGCGAAGAGAACAATAAAACGGAACCAAATGGTGAACGATTAACATCTCAACCACCTGTAGAGCTCGATCAAAAGCAACCACAATCTACTCCATCTTCGGTGACAGGTGATATTGAAATACCTGTTACTGGTGTTCGTAAAGCAATTGCAGCAAATATGGTTCGAAGTAAGCATGAAGCTCCACACGCTTGGATGATGATGGAAGTTGATGTGACAAATCTTGTAGACTATCGCAATTCTGTTAAGGCTGATTTTAAGCAAAAAGAGGGCTTTAACTTAACATTCTTTGCATTTTTCGTGAAGGCTGTAGCACAAGCGCTAAAAGAATATCCGCAAATTAATTCAATGTGGGCTGGAGATAAGATTATCCAGAAAAAAGACATCAATTTATCAATTGCTGTTGCTACAGAGGATTCCTTATTTGTCCCAGTTATTAAAGCTGCAGATGAAAAAACGATCAAAGGTATTGCAAGAGAAATAACAGAATTAGCGATCAAAGTACGCAGTGGCAAACTCACTTCAGCTGATATGCAAGGCGGTACATTTACCGTGAATAATACAGGTTCGTTCGGATCTGTTCAATCTATGGGTATTATCAATTATCCACAGGCTGCAATCCTACAAGTTGAATCAATTGTCAAACGTCCGGTAGTTATGGCAGGTGGGATGATTGCTGTTCGTGATATGGTAAATCTATGTCTGTCCCTTGATCATCGGGTATTAGATGGCTTAATATGTGGTCGTTTCTTAAAACGAGTAAAAGAAATATTAGAAAATATCTCAAAGGAAACAACATCGATCTATTAA
- a CDS encoding thiamine pyrophosphate-dependent dehydrogenase E1 component subunit alpha, with translation MTEKRHQSLGLTDEDVLKMYETMVMARKIDERMWLLNRAGKIPFVISCQGQEAAQVGAAFALDLNEDYVLPYYRDMGVVLTFGMTAKDLMLSGFAKHEDPNSGGRQMPGHFGQKKNRIVTGSSPVTTQVPHAVGIALAGKMQKKNLVTFVTFGEGSSNQGDFHEGANFAAVHKLPVILMCENNKYAISVPYEKQVACEKISDRAIGYGMPGITVDGNDPLEVYAAVKEAADRGRRGEGPTLIETISYRLTPHSSDDDDRSYREQEEVAEAKRNDPIIQFANYLTEAGILTDAIEKEMIERIMKIVDEATDYAEAAPYAEPEYALKYVYAE, from the coding sequence ATGACTGAAAAACGACATCAATCATTAGGCTTAACAGATGAAGATGTATTAAAGATGTACGAAACAATGGTAATGGCAAGGAAAATAGATGAACGTATGTGGCTTTTAAATCGTGCCGGAAAAATACCGTTTGTTATTTCCTGCCAAGGACAAGAAGCTGCTCAAGTAGGAGCGGCATTTGCACTTGATCTAAATGAAGATTATGTTCTACCATATTATCGAGATATGGGAGTCGTGTTAACGTTTGGAATGACAGCGAAAGATTTAATGCTATCTGGATTTGCTAAGCATGAGGATCCAAACTCAGGTGGAAGACAAATGCCAGGTCACTTTGGTCAGAAGAAAAACCGTATTGTTACAGGATCTTCTCCAGTAACAACACAGGTTCCGCATGCAGTCGGCATTGCACTGGCAGGGAAGATGCAGAAGAAGAATTTAGTCACATTTGTAACCTTTGGAGAGGGTTCTTCAAACCAAGGTGATTTCCATGAAGGAGCAAACTTCGCAGCTGTTCATAAATTGCCTGTTATTTTAATGTGTGAAAACAATAAATATGCAATATCTGTCCCATATGAAAAACAAGTAGCATGTGAAAAAATATCTGACAGAGCTATTGGATATGGCATGCCGGGTATAACTGTAGATGGAAATGATCCACTAGAAGTATATGCAGCTGTAAAAGAAGCTGCAGACCGTGGTCGCAGAGGAGAAGGTCCTACATTAATTGAAACGATTTCCTATCGTTTGACACCACATTCTAGTGATGATGATGATCGCAGTTATCGTGAACAAGAAGAAGTTGCAGAAGCAAAGAGAAATGATCCAATCATTCAATTTGCTAACTATTTAACAGAAGCAGGCATTCTAACTGATGCAATCGAAAAAGAGATGATAGAACGGATAATGAAAATAGTGGATGAAGCAACAGATTATGCTGAAGCTGCTCCATATGCAGAACCAGAATATGCATTAAAATATGTATATGCAGAGTAA
- a CDS encoding alpha-ketoacid dehydrogenase subunit beta, with protein sequence MAVISYIDAITMAMREEMERDDQVFVLGEDVGKKGGVFKATTGLYEKFGEERVIDTPLAESAIAGVGIGAAMYGMRPIAEMQFADFIMPAVNQIISEAAKIRYRSNNDWSCPITIRAPFGGGVHGALYHSQSVEAIFANQPGLKIVIPSTPYDAKGLLKAAIRDDDPVLFFEHKRAYRLIKGEVPNDDYVIPIGKADVKREGEDITVITYGLCVHFALQAAERLASDGISAHVVDLRTVYPLDKDAIIEAASKTGKVLLVTEDTKEGSIMSEVSAIIAENCLFDLDAPIMRLAGPDIPAMPYAPTMEKYFMVNPDKVEEAMRKLAEF encoded by the coding sequence ATGGCGGTAATTTCATATATAGATGCCATTACGATGGCAATGCGCGAAGAGATGGAGCGCGACGATCAAGTATTCGTGCTAGGAGAAGATGTTGGGAAAAAAGGCGGGGTGTTTAAAGCAACAACAGGGTTATATGAAAAGTTTGGCGAAGAGCGGGTTATTGATACACCATTAGCTGAGTCTGCTATTGCTGGTGTTGGGATTGGAGCGGCGATGTATGGAATGAGACCTATTGCTGAAATGCAGTTTGCTGATTTTATTATGCCTGCTGTGAATCAAATTATTTCAGAAGCGGCGAAAATTCGCTATCGCTCGAATAATGATTGGAGCTGCCCAATTACGATCCGTGCACCTTTTGGCGGTGGTGTCCATGGAGCACTTTACCATTCTCAATCTGTTGAAGCAATATTTGCAAATCAGCCCGGCTTAAAAATTGTTATCCCCTCCACACCATATGATGCAAAAGGATTATTAAAAGCGGCAATTCGTGACGATGATCCAGTATTATTCTTTGAACATAAACGGGCCTATCGCTTAATTAAAGGTGAAGTACCAAATGACGATTATGTGATACCAATTGGTAAAGCTGATGTAAAAAGAGAAGGGGAAGACATTACTGTTATTACATACGGATTATGTGTCCATTTTGCTTTGCAAGCTGCAGAAAGATTAGCAAGTGATGGAATCTCTGCACATGTAGTAGATTTAAGAACAGTCTATCCTTTAGATAAAGATGCGATTATTGAAGCAGCGTCAAAAACTGGTAAGGTCCTGCTCGTAACAGAGGACACAAAAGAAGGAAGCATCATGAGTGAAGTATCAGCGATCATCGCTGAAAATTGCTTGTTTGATTTAGATGCTCCAATTATGAGATTAGCAGGCCCAGATATTCCTGCAATGCCATATGCACCAACAATGGAAAAATACTTTATGGTCAATCCAGATAAAGTAGAAGAAGCAATGCGTAAGCTAGCGGAATTTTAA